The Gemmatimonadota bacterium genome includes a region encoding these proteins:
- a CDS encoding AAA family ATPase, whose protein sequence is MMEQIRKVIVGQDEVIESLLIVLFSGGHCLLTGAPGLAKTLLVRTIAKILDLDFKRVQFTPDLMPSDITGTEIIDEDRVGGHRELRFIPGPVFTHILLADEINRTPPKTQAALLEAMEEKQVTIGGNLHALEQPFFVLATQNPIELEGTYPLPEAQLDRFMMNIWIDYLAEDEELDVATRTTSIEVEEVEPVFTGADMLDFARLVRMVPVAEPVARYAVQLVQASRPGDAAPDFVTSWVSWGAGTRGVQGLLLGAKARALLKGRYHVSFGDVQAVAPNVLRHRILTNFRAEADRVNAEDVINRLLETVQPPEADLA, encoded by the coding sequence CGGCGGTCATTGTTTGTTGACAGGGGCGCCGGGTTTGGCAAAGACGCTGCTGGTGCGTACGATTGCGAAAATTTTGGATTTGGATTTTAAGCGCGTGCAGTTTACGCCGGATCTAATGCCTTCGGATATAACGGGTACAGAGATTATCGATGAGGATCGCGTGGGCGGGCACCGCGAGTTGCGGTTTATTCCGGGTCCTGTTTTTACGCATATTTTGCTGGCTGATGAGATTAACCGCACGCCGCCCAAGACGCAGGCCGCACTGCTGGAGGCGATGGAGGAGAAGCAGGTGACGATAGGGGGTAATTTGCACGCGCTGGAGCAACCGTTTTTTGTTCTGGCGACGCAGAATCCCATTGAGTTGGAGGGTACTTATCCACTGCCCGAGGCGCAGTTGGATCGCTTTATGATGAATATCTGGATCGATTATTTGGCGGAAGATGAAGAGTTGGATGTGGCGACGCGCACGACGTCGATTGAGGTCGAAGAGGTCGAGCCTGTGTTTACGGGTGCAGATATGCTCGATTTTGCCAGGTTGGTGAGGATGGTTCCGGTTGCCGAGCCTGTGGCGCGTTATGCCGTGCAACTGGTGCAGGCGAGCCGCCCGGGCGATGCGGCGCCGGATTTTGTGACTTCATGGGTGAGTTGGGGCGCGGGCACTCGCGGCGTGCAGGGGTTGTTGCTGGGGGCGAAGGCGCGGGCGTTGCTCAAGGGACGATATCACGTTTCTTTTGGCGATGTTCAAGCGGTTGCGCCCAATGTGTTGCGCCATCGCATTTTGACCAATTTTAGAGCCGAAGCCGATCGCGTAAATGCCGAGGATGTTATCAATCGGTTGCTGGAGACTGTTCAGCCGCCGGAAGCGGATCTGGCATGA
- a CDS encoding DUF58 domain-containing protein, whose product MQNSIYTYLDPAELARIADLELLARTVISGLQGGAHRSIHHGASVEFAQYRPYAWGDDLRFVDWRLYGRSDRLHVKQFQDERNLRCTVLLDCSASMDYGSGDVSKFRYAQMLAACLVMLASGQGDAVGFAAYHRELIAHVPARRRDGQRHRILMEIDNLRPAGEETDTAGTLRVMGDMLPARGMVVLIGDLLHPADEMILHLRSLRAQRHDVLVLQVSDPAEQTFPFDRSVTLVDAEDSREQFAVPEEVREAYLDNRRRHFDAIREACLSAEIDIEEFACSEPLDMALHRFLHRRNDGLIAPSRRSRGGV is encoded by the coding sequence ATGCAAAATTCTATTTACACATATCTCGATCCGGCTGAGTTGGCGCGTATTGCAGATCTGGAGCTTTTAGCGCGTACGGTTATTTCCGGGTTGCAAGGTGGGGCGCATCGCAGTATTCACCACGGGGCATCGGTTGAGTTTGCCCAATATCGCCCTTATGCGTGGGGCGATGATTTGCGCTTTGTGGATTGGCGGCTGTACGGTCGGAGTGATCGGCTGCACGTGAAGCAGTTTCAGGATGAGCGCAATTTGCGGTGTACTGTTTTGCTGGATTGCAGCGCGTCTATGGACTACGGCTCGGGAGATGTGAGCAAGTTCCGGTATGCACAGATGCTGGCGGCGTGTCTGGTGATGCTGGCTTCTGGTCAAGGGGATGCCGTGGGTTTTGCCGCTTATCATCGGGAATTGATTGCGCATGTGCCAGCGCGTCGTCGAGACGGGCAACGCCATCGCATTTTGATGGAGATCGACAATTTGAGGCCCGCGGGTGAAGAGACGGATACGGCGGGGACGTTGCGCGTGATGGGCGATATGTTGCCTGCACGAGGCATGGTGGTGTTGATCGGCGATTTGTTGCATCCGGCAGATGAGATGATTTTGCATTTGCGTTCCCTGCGGGCGCAGCGTCACGATGTGCTGGTGTTGCAGGTGAGCGATCCGGCTGAGCAGACGTTTCCCTTTGATCGGTCGGTGACGCTGGTAGATGCCGAGGATAGTCGCGAGCAATTTGCCGTGCCGGAAGAGGTGCGCGAAGCTTATTTGGATAATCGCAGGCGACATTTTGACGCGATAAGAGAAGCGTGTCTATCGGCGGAGATCGATATTGAAGAGTTCGCGTGTTCTGAACCTCTGGATATGGCGTTGCATCGGTTTTTACATCGGCGCAACGATGGTCTGATTGCGCCCAGCAGACGATCGCGGGGAGGTGTTTGA